A genomic region of Pseudomonas frederiksbergensis contains the following coding sequences:
- a CDS encoding DNA circularization protein, producing MSWRDRLLPASFRGVGFWVDQAKTPVGQKGQLHEYPQRGQPFFEGLGQQAKIHDLTAFIVGPDCLEQRDTLLKALEEGAGELVHPWLGRMQVKVGECEMTQTRQDGGLVTFTLKFYPDQPLQFPTAQVNTREQLLVSADSLLGSMVRRFEDAMSLIKAARIGIKELRDSLKDVYEVIAHEFKALIETYKELSLLVKAIKELPREVSAEFKGLLGDIKELGDFAREGYRGVLASASQQVEALKKIDAPKLTTGKDTVAAAQALANLVQDALLVKLGYQVAQMPVATPVVKLNATPSLAQQAVQPVRRVDVPVADDVLTLRDALNEAIWQAALKADAVHYQTLNALRQQLFGHLTAVASSGVRLITLFPNQSMPALVLTYKYLGDATRVGEVTQRNGVIHFGFLPPGGLQIARE from the coding sequence ATGAGTTGGCGTGATCGTTTGTTGCCGGCGTCTTTTCGTGGCGTCGGATTCTGGGTCGATCAGGCGAAAACCCCGGTCGGCCAGAAAGGTCAGCTGCATGAGTATCCCCAGCGTGGCCAGCCGTTCTTCGAGGGCCTTGGCCAACAGGCGAAGATTCACGACCTGACGGCCTTTATCGTCGGGCCGGATTGCCTGGAGCAGCGTGACACACTGCTCAAGGCGCTGGAGGAGGGCGCGGGTGAACTGGTTCACCCGTGGCTGGGGCGGATGCAGGTCAAGGTCGGCGAATGCGAAATGACTCAGACCCGTCAGGACGGCGGGCTGGTGACGTTCACCCTGAAGTTCTACCCCGATCAGCCGCTGCAGTTCCCCACCGCTCAGGTCAACACTCGCGAGCAATTGCTGGTGTCGGCTGACAGCTTGTTGGGGTCGATGGTGCGACGCTTCGAGGATGCCATGAGCCTCATCAAGGCGGCGCGGATCGGCATCAAAGAACTGCGCGATAGCCTCAAAGACGTCTACGAGGTCATCGCGCACGAGTTCAAGGCGTTGATCGAGACCTATAAGGAACTCAGTTTGCTGGTCAAGGCCATCAAGGAACTGCCCCGTGAAGTGAGCGCGGAGTTCAAGGGGTTGCTCGGCGACATCAAGGAACTCGGGGACTTCGCTCGTGAGGGTTACCGTGGCGTTCTCGCCAGTGCCTCACAGCAGGTCGAAGCGCTGAAAAAGATCGATGCACCCAAGCTCACCACCGGCAAGGACACGGTGGCGGCGGCTCAGGCTTTGGCCAATCTGGTGCAGGACGCGTTGTTGGTGAAGCTCGGCTATCAGGTGGCGCAGATGCCGGTGGCCACCCCGGTGGTCAAATTGAACGCCACGCCGTCCCTGGCGCAGCAAGCGGTGCAACCGGTGCGGCGAGTGGACGTGCCGGTGGCCGACGATGTGCTGACCTTGCGTGACGCGCTCAACGAAGCGATCTGGCAAGCCGCCCTCAAGGCTGACGCTGTGCACTATCAAACGCTCAATGCATTGCGCCAGCAACTGTTTGGGCATCTGACGGCAGTGGCATCGTCCGGTGTGCGGCTGATCACCCTGTTTCCCAATCAGAGCATGCCGGCACTGGTGCTCACCTATAAATACCTGGGGGATGCCACGCGGGTGGGTGAAGTAACGCAACGCAACGGTGTGATTCACTTTGGATTCCTGCCCCCGGGCGGCCTGCAAATCGCCCGGGAGTAA
- a CDS encoding phage baseplate assembly protein — translation MTDLANAVSLTVDGLDYGGWKSVEISADLERQFRTFTLNITWQWPGQTLAVPIKPGSRCQVRIGCDLVLTGHVYKAPISYDGKQISLSIEGSSLTQDLVDCAAINRPSQWLEQSVLSIVQALASPYGVGVVSEIPQTAKLSKHSIVPGETVFQSIDRLLTLYRVFSTDDAEGRVLLAKPGSGGRASDVLELGKNILSATAPMDFSQVFSEYRVIGQHKGSDTKSGSAVSEVSGVATDATTPRKRVTVISESAQLTTELAQQRADWESATRTGKALTTTYRVQGWRQSNGDLWRHNTRVKVIDKVLGFDQDMLISKVTYSLSEQGSITTLQVAPPHTFDANPVPPKS, via the coding sequence ATGACCGACCTTGCAAACGCTGTCAGCCTGACTGTTGACGGTCTGGATTATGGCGGCTGGAAAAGCGTTGAAATCAGTGCGGACCTGGAGCGTCAGTTCCGCACCTTCACACTCAACATCACCTGGCAATGGCCAGGGCAAACGCTGGCGGTTCCGATCAAACCCGGTTCGCGTTGCCAAGTGCGGATCGGTTGCGATCTGGTACTCACGGGGCACGTCTACAAGGCGCCGATCAGTTACGACGGCAAGCAGATCAGCCTGAGTATCGAGGGCAGTTCGCTGACCCAGGACCTGGTGGATTGCGCGGCGATCAACCGTCCGAGCCAATGGCTGGAGCAAAGCGTGCTGAGCATCGTCCAGGCCCTGGCATCGCCTTATGGCGTGGGGGTGGTCAGCGAGATTCCACAAACCGCCAAGCTGAGCAAACACAGCATTGTCCCGGGTGAAACGGTGTTTCAGTCCATCGACCGCTTGCTGACCCTGTACCGGGTGTTCTCCACCGACGATGCCGAAGGCCGTGTGCTGTTGGCGAAACCGGGCAGCGGCGGGCGGGCCAGTGATGTGCTGGAACTGGGCAAGAACATCCTCTCGGCCACTGCACCGATGGATTTCAGCCAGGTGTTTTCCGAATACCGGGTGATTGGCCAGCACAAGGGCAGCGACACCAAAAGCGGTAGTGCGGTGAGCGAGGTGTCGGGTGTGGCGACCGATGCCACGACCCCGCGCAAACGGGTCACGGTGATCAGCGAAAGCGCGCAACTGACGACGGAGCTGGCGCAGCAACGCGCCGACTGGGAAAGCGCCACCCGCACCGGCAAGGCATTGACGACGACCTACCGTGTGCAAGGCTGGCGACAATCCAACGGCGACTTGTGGCGGCACAACACGCGGGTAAAGGTGATCGACAAGGTGCTGGGTTTTGATCAGGACATGCTGATCTCGAAGGTCACTTACTCGCTCTCTGAACAGGGCTCCATCACCACCCTGCAAGTGGCGCCGCCGCATACCTTCGACGCCAACCCGGTGCCACCCAAGAGCTGA
- a CDS encoding phage baseplate assembly protein V: MSLLTRLLARGTVVLANSATKLQSLQMRLTAGEVNDDMEHFEPYGFTSNPLAGAEGIATFLGGDRSHAVVLVVADRRYRLKALAPGEVAIYTDEGDKVHFKRGRIIDIETTTLNIRASAAVNIDTPTLTQTGKIVSQGDQIAGGISQIKHVHPGVQPGNGQTAAPAGGQ, encoded by the coding sequence ATGAGCCTACTGACACGCCTCTTGGCGCGCGGCACTGTCGTGCTCGCCAATTCGGCTACCAAGCTGCAATCGCTGCAAATGCGTCTGACTGCCGGTGAAGTGAATGACGACATGGAGCACTTCGAACCCTACGGTTTCACCAGCAACCCGCTGGCCGGCGCCGAAGGTATTGCGACCTTTCTCGGCGGGGATCGCTCTCACGCCGTGGTACTGGTGGTCGCCGATCGCCGCTATCGCCTCAAGGCGCTGGCACCCGGTGAAGTGGCGATCTACACCGACGAAGGTGACAAGGTCCACTTCAAGCGCGGACGGATCATCGACATCGAAACCACCACGCTGAACATCCGCGCCAGCGCTGCCGTCAACATCGACACGCCGACCCTGACCCAGACCGGCAAGATCGTCTCTCAGGGCGATCAGATCGCCGGCGGTATCAGCCAGATCAAACACGTGCACCCGGGCGTCCAGCCGGGCAACGGCCAGACCGCAGCACCGGCAGGAGGTCAATGA
- a CDS encoding phage GP46 family protein, with protein sequence MFIRRDLKAALTRSVLISLFTWRRAAADDFLGDDERFGWWGDSFPTVADDRIGSRLWLLRRVKLTRQTQVDAEFYAREALQWLIDDGHCSAIEILSERLDDQRLNLRTVLTLADGERLDINPEHSWQVTYAV encoded by the coding sequence ATGTTTATCCGTCGTGACCTCAAAGCCGCCCTGACCCGTTCGGTGCTGATCAGCCTCTTCACCTGGCGCCGCGCCGCCGCCGATGACTTCCTCGGTGACGACGAACGCTTCGGCTGGTGGGGCGACAGTTTCCCCACGGTGGCCGACGACCGTATCGGCTCGCGACTGTGGTTGCTGCGTCGGGTCAAGCTGACCCGGCAGACCCAGGTCGACGCCGAATTTTATGCCCGCGAAGCCCTGCAATGGCTGATCGACGACGGCCATTGCAGCGCTATCGAGATCCTCAGCGAGCGCCTCGACGACCAGCGCTTGAACCTGCGCACGGTATTGACCCTGGCCGACGGTGAGCGTCTGGACATCAACCCTGAACACAGTTGGCAGGTGACCTATGCCGTTTGA